A window of Rhodococcus sp. SGAir0479 contains these coding sequences:
- a CDS encoding ComF family protein, translating into MCTLTGVRALLDLILPAECGGCGAPGSGWCARCDATLADVPVAVAPRVDPGVPVWALGPYAGPRRRVVIAAKEHGRRDLAGPIGLALGRAIESLRQWGELHPRPAPLCLVPAPTRPRAARGRGGDPVLRSARVAAGAVGGPCSVAPVLGMRRGVRDSVGLTAAQRQDNLRGRVRLSGTVAAAVAPAGPRPEIVVVDDVVTTGATAAESVRVLRSAGVRVAAVLVVAAA; encoded by the coding sequence GTGTGCACACTGACCGGCGTGCGCGCCCTCCTCGACCTGATCCTGCCCGCCGAGTGCGGGGGCTGCGGGGCGCCCGGCTCCGGATGGTGTGCCCGGTGCGACGCCACGCTGGCGGACGTGCCTGTCGCCGTCGCTCCCAGGGTGGACCCCGGCGTGCCGGTGTGGGCGCTGGGGCCGTACGCCGGACCGCGGCGCCGCGTGGTGATCGCCGCCAAGGAGCACGGCCGCCGGGACCTGGCAGGTCCGATAGGCCTCGCGCTGGGGCGGGCGATCGAATCCCTGCGGCAGTGGGGTGAGCTCCACCCGCGTCCCGCGCCGCTGTGTCTGGTGCCCGCGCCGACGCGTCCGCGGGCGGCCCGGGGCCGGGGCGGCGATCCGGTGTTGCGGTCCGCCCGGGTGGCCGCCGGTGCGGTGGGCGGGCCCTGCTCGGTGGCGCCGGTGCTGGGGATGCGCCGGGGTGTGCGCGACTCGGTCGGTCTCACGGCGGCCCAGCGTCAGGACAACCTGCGCGGCCGGGTCCGCCTCTCGGGAACGGTCGCCGCGGCGGTGGCCCCGGCCGGTCCCCGGCCCGAGATCGTGGTCGTCGACGACGTGGTCACCACCGGGGCGACGGCCGCCGAGTCGGTCCGCGTCCTCCGGTCCGCGGGCGTGCGGGTGGCGGCCGTGCTCGTCGTCGCGGCCGCGTGA
- the hpf gene encoding ribosome hibernation-promoting factor, HPF/YfiA family translates to MTTSAKASVFVDEDTDEAPEAPGAAAPSDADHAEIVVKGRNVEVPDHFRVYVSEKLARLERFDPTIFHFDVELQHERNRRQAKSCQRVEITARGKGPVVRAEASADSFYAAFESVTAKLESRLRRTKDRRKVHYGEKTPVSVAEATAELAQDDSLAIDQGLSLDGEAPPGPGQIVRTKVHSAEPMTVDDALYEMELVGHDFYLFHDKETDRPSVVYRRHAFDYGLIRLA, encoded by the coding sequence GTGACGACATCTGCAAAGGCCTCGGTTTTCGTTGATGAGGACACCGACGAGGCACCTGAGGCACCCGGGGCTGCGGCCCCGTCGGACGCCGACCACGCCGAAATCGTCGTCAAGGGCCGGAACGTCGAGGTCCCGGATCACTTCCGGGTCTACGTCTCCGAAAAGCTCGCACGGCTCGAGCGCTTCGATCCCACCATCTTCCACTTCGACGTGGAACTCCAACACGAACGTAACCGTCGGCAGGCCAAGAGTTGCCAGCGCGTGGAGATCACCGCGCGCGGCAAGGGACCCGTCGTCCGCGCCGAAGCGAGCGCGGACAGTTTCTACGCGGCTTTCGAATCCGTGACTGCCAAACTGGAGAGCCGGTTGCGTCGCACCAAGGACCGCCGCAAGGTCCACTACGGGGAGAAGACGCCGGTATCCGTCGCGGAGGCCACCGCCGAACTGGCACAAGACGATTCGCTGGCGATCGACCAAGGACTGTCCCTGGACGGCGAGGCACCGCCCGGTCCCGGACAGATCGTCCGAACCAAGGTGCACTCGGCCGAACCGATGACCGTCGACGACGCGCTGTACGAGATGGAACTGGTGGGACACGACTTCTACCTGTTCCACGACAAGGAGACCGACCGGCCTTCGGTCGTCTACCGGCGGCACGCGTTCGACTACGGATTGATTCGACTGGCGTGA